Proteins encoded by one window of Chondromyces crocatus:
- a CDS encoding lectin-like protein — MLRFRGPVRSALVLTTALLLTGCEQVSGLSELTFSCFAEPESTTCAGVACGEVVNNCGEPVLCPSTCTPPFACNAGGVAPNTCGCTGGTNWILEPPEGCELWEGLPGVGNAYYTCAVEASFHVGRALCQGIGTDLAIISSPDENMAVRRIIPANVFLGLWDEFETRQTDDFVWVDGSAPSFTRWAPGEPNNSGFGEHCVEMMKATGTWNDIPCAHAANAVLCETTCPALPAPETP, encoded by the coding sequence GTGCTCCGCTTCCGAGGTCCTGTGCGCTCGGCCCTGGTGCTGACGACCGCGCTCCTGCTCACGGGGTGCGAGCAGGTCTCGGGCCTGTCGGAGCTGACGTTCTCGTGCTTCGCCGAGCCCGAATCCACGACGTGCGCCGGTGTCGCTTGCGGCGAAGTGGTCAACAACTGCGGCGAGCCGGTGCTCTGCCCCAGCACCTGCACACCCCCGTTTGCCTGCAACGCCGGAGGCGTCGCTCCCAACACCTGCGGCTGCACTGGCGGAACCAACTGGATCCTGGAACCCCCGGAGGGCTGCGAACTCTGGGAAGGCTTGCCCGGTGTCGGCAACGCTTACTACACGTGCGCTGTCGAGGCCTCTTTCCACGTGGGGCGAGCGCTGTGCCAGGGCATCGGCACCGATCTGGCGATCATCTCTTCCCCCGACGAGAACATGGCCGTCCGTCGGATCATCCCCGCCAACGTCTTCCTGGGCCTCTGGGACGAGTTCGAGACCCGCCAGACCGACGACTTCGTGTGGGTCGACGGATCCGCCCCGAGCTTCACCCGCTGGGCCCCTGGCGAGCCGAACAACAGCGGCTTCGGCGAGCACTGCGTGGAGATGATGAAGGCGACCGGCACCTGGAACGACATTCCCTGCGCCCATGCCGCGAACGCCGTGCTTTGCGAGACCACCTGCC